A region from the Tahibacter amnicola genome encodes:
- a CDS encoding acetyl-CoA C-acyltransferase — protein MSDIVIVGAKRTAIGSFQGQFTGVPTPTLGAAAIRAALEQSAVPAADVSEVIMGCVLPANLGQAPARQAALAAGLPPATGCTTINKVCGSGMKAIMQAHDAIRAGSADIVVAGGMESMTNAPHMIPNSRGGNRYGNFEVVDHMAWDGLTNPYDGKAMGVFGEQCADKYAFTREDQDAFASETVRRALAAQQSGAFAAEIVPVKVASRKGEVEIATDEQPGKCDLSKIPTLKPAFKKENGTITAASSSSISDGAAATVLMSAEEAARRGIAPLARIVGHATQSQEPQWFTTAPVGAIEKLLKKVGWTVDQVDLFEVNEAFAVVAMAPIKELGIPHAKLNVNGGACALGHPIGASGARLVVTLIHALRNRGLKRGVASLCIGGGEATAVAVEIV, from the coding sequence ATGTCCGATATCGTCATCGTCGGGGCCAAGCGCACCGCGATCGGTTCCTTCCAGGGTCAGTTCACCGGCGTGCCGACTCCCACGCTTGGGGCCGCCGCCATCCGCGCGGCACTGGAACAGTCCGCCGTGCCGGCCGCCGACGTCAGCGAAGTGATCATGGGTTGCGTGCTGCCGGCCAACCTGGGCCAGGCGCCGGCCCGCCAGGCGGCGCTCGCCGCCGGCCTTCCCCCCGCCACCGGCTGCACCACCATCAACAAGGTTTGCGGCTCGGGCATGAAGGCCATCATGCAGGCGCACGACGCCATCCGCGCGGGCTCGGCCGACATCGTCGTCGCCGGCGGCATGGAGTCGATGACCAATGCACCGCACATGATTCCCAACTCCCGCGGCGGCAACCGCTACGGCAATTTCGAAGTCGTCGACCACATGGCCTGGGATGGCCTGACCAATCCCTACGACGGCAAGGCCATGGGCGTGTTCGGCGAACAATGTGCCGACAAGTACGCCTTCACCCGCGAGGACCAGGATGCCTTCGCTTCCGAAACCGTCCGGCGTGCGCTGGCCGCACAGCAGTCCGGTGCGTTTGCGGCGGAAATCGTGCCGGTGAAGGTGGCTTCGCGCAAAGGCGAGGTCGAGATCGCAACCGATGAACAACCGGGCAAATGCGATTTGTCCAAGATTCCCACATTGAAGCCGGCATTCAAGAAGGAGAACGGCACGATCACCGCGGCCAGTTCCTCGAGCATCTCCGACGGCGCAGCGGCCACGGTGCTGATGAGTGCCGAGGAAGCCGCCCGCCGCGGTATCGCTCCGCTGGCCCGCATCGTCGGCCACGCCACCCAGTCGCAGGAGCCGCAGTGGTTCACGACGGCGCCGGTGGGCGCCATCGAAAAGCTCCTGAAGAAAGTGGGCTGGACGGTGGACCAGGTCGACCTGTTCGAAGTGAACGAAGCCTTCGCCGTCGTCGCGATGGCACCGATCAAGGAACTGGGCATCCCGCACGCCAAGCTCAACGTCAACGGCGGTGCCTGTGCGCTGGGTCACCCGATCGGCGCCAGCGGCGCCCGGCTGGTCGTCACCCTCATCCACGCGCTGCGCAATCGTGGTCTCAAGCGCGGTGTCGCGTCGCTGTGCATCGGCGGCGGTGAGGCAACCGCCGTGGCCGTCGAAATCGTCTGA
- a CDS encoding YoaK family protein: MITRLPSWVLSCAWVLAFAAGIINVVGLGSFEHAAVTHLTGSTSLLGMAVADADFPLALHLLLVIGAFFGGTVLSGFIVQDSTLRLGRRYSVVLALEAAALVAAVQLLQRNAMSGIYLAGVACGLQNAMATTFSGTIIRTSHVTGMFTDLGIFLGHFVRGVPVEPRRLRICLVVVSGFFCGGLAGAAGFRTYGPATLYVPAAIAFLLAVAYTVYRTVAQRRDV, from the coding sequence ATGATCACTCGCCTGCCTTCGTGGGTGCTGTCCTGTGCCTGGGTTCTCGCCTTCGCGGCGGGCATCATCAACGTGGTGGGCCTGGGCAGCTTTGAACACGCAGCGGTGACGCACCTGACCGGATCGACCTCCCTCCTGGGCATGGCGGTGGCCGACGCGGACTTCCCGCTGGCCCTGCATCTGCTCCTGGTCATCGGGGCATTTTTCGGCGGCACCGTCCTGAGCGGTTTCATCGTGCAGGACAGCACGCTGCGCCTGGGGCGGCGCTACAGCGTGGTACTTGCCCTGGAGGCCGCCGCCCTGGTCGCGGCCGTCCAGCTCCTGCAGCGCAACGCCATGAGTGGCATCTACCTCGCCGGTGTCGCGTGCGGCCTCCAGAATGCAATGGCGACGACGTTCAGCGGCACGATCATCCGCACCTCTCACGTGACCGGCATGTTCACCGACCTGGGCATCTTTCTCGGCCATTTCGTGCGCGGGGTGCCCGTGGAGCCACGGCGCCTGCGGATCTGCCTGGTCGTCGTCTCCGGATTTTTCTGCGGCGGCCTGGCGGGTGCCGCCGGATTCCGAACCTATGGACCAGCTACCTTGTACGTTCCGGCCGCCATCGCGTTCCTGCTTGCCGTGGCGTATACCGTCTACCGCACCGTCGCGCAGCGCCGCGACGTGTAG
- a CDS encoding class I SAM-dependent methyltransferase, translating to MRWIKAMTLVRWGELRLAHDTCAVCDFPLQVQLRREEMAVRCPRCGASAVTQSIVAVIRRECADLAPLSVYEASYAGPLVRFLRGRVRSLTLSEYFPDVPSGTHQDGMLCQDLQRLSFDAAQFDLCTSTEVFEHVADDLAAFAEVFRVLRPGGRLIFTVPIDPAAATVERTALRDGERREILPPEYHADRYRGQTIFCYRNYGADILDRLRTAGFTEAALVLPDRNLFGFGRPVVVARKAN from the coding sequence ATGCGATGGATCAAGGCAATGACACTGGTGCGGTGGGGCGAGTTGCGGTTGGCACACGACACCTGTGCGGTGTGCGACTTTCCGCTCCAGGTGCAGCTGCGCCGCGAGGAAATGGCCGTCCGCTGCCCGCGCTGCGGCGCCAGCGCGGTGACCCAGTCGATCGTCGCGGTGATCCGGCGGGAATGCGCGGACCTCGCACCGCTATCCGTCTACGAGGCATCCTATGCCGGTCCCCTGGTACGGTTCCTGCGCGGCCGCGTGCGGTCGCTGACGCTGAGCGAGTACTTTCCGGACGTCCCCAGCGGAACGCACCAGGACGGCATGCTCTGCCAGGATCTCCAGCGGCTGTCCTTCGACGCCGCACAATTTGACCTGTGCACATCGACCGAGGTCTTCGAGCACGTGGCGGACGACCTGGCCGCCTTCGCCGAGGTGTTCCGCGTCCTGCGTCCGGGTGGGCGCCTGATTTTCACCGTCCCGATCGATCCCGCCGCCGCCACTGTCGAGCGCACGGCGCTACGCGATGGAGAGCGGCGCGAAATCCTGCCGCCGGAATACCACGCCGACCGGTACCGCGGGCAAACGATCTTCTGCTACCGGAACTATGGTGCCGACATCCTCGACCGGCTGCGCACCGCCGGCTTCACCGAGGCGGCGCTGGTCCTTCCCGATCGAAACCTGTTCGGGTTCGGCCGCCCGGTCGTGGTAGCGCGCAAGGCCAATTGA
- a CDS encoding alanyl-tRNA editing protein: MTELLFREDAYLTHATARITAVGDGVIELDRTVFYPLGGGQPGDRGWLETEGGQRIEVIDTRKGASYDRIEHRLAPGAPALQVGQAVKLELDWPRRHRLMKLHTALHVMSCVVVAPVTGGNIGEDRARLDFDIDMSQLDAAHIERETNALIARAVTTETIWITDEEMDSRPDLVKTMSVQPPRGAGRVRLLRIEGIDLQPCGGTHVRNIGEIGGIRVLRIRNEGKHNKRVEIALA; encoded by the coding sequence GTGACCGAACTGCTCTTCCGGGAAGACGCCTACCTGACACACGCCACCGCACGAATCACCGCGGTCGGCGACGGCGTGATCGAGCTGGACCGCACCGTGTTCTACCCCCTGGGCGGCGGTCAGCCGGGCGACCGGGGCTGGCTGGAAACCGAAGGCGGTCAGCGCATCGAGGTGATCGACACGCGCAAGGGCGCCAGCTACGACCGGATCGAGCATCGCCTCGCGCCCGGCGCGCCGGCCCTGCAGGTCGGCCAGGCGGTGAAGCTGGAACTGGACTGGCCGCGCCGCCATCGGCTGATGAAGCTGCACACCGCGCTGCACGTGATGTCCTGCGTGGTCGTGGCGCCAGTGACGGGTGGCAATATCGGCGAAGACCGCGCGCGACTGGATTTCGACATCGACATGAGCCAGCTTGATGCGGCGCACATCGAGCGCGAAACCAACGCCCTCATCGCCCGCGCGGTCACTACGGAAACCATCTGGATCACGGACGAAGAAATGGATTCCCGCCCGGACCTGGTCAAGACGATGAGCGTGCAGCCGCCGCGCGGCGCCGGCCGTGTGCGCCTGCTGCGCATCGAAGGCATCGACCTGCAGCCCTGCGGTGGCACCCACGTGCGCAACATCGGCGAGATCGGCGGCATCCGCGTGCTGCGGATTCGCAACGAGGGCAAACACAACAAACGCGTGGAGATCGCCCTGGCCTGA